A genomic segment from Glycine soja cultivar W05 chromosome 20, ASM419377v2, whole genome shotgun sequence encodes:
- the LOC114402234 gene encoding DUF724 domain-containing protein 3 — MARTPKPKGGPSAAASAATAFFKPGTAVEVSSEDDGFRGSWFTGTVIRRLASERFLVEYDNLLADDKTTKKLREVLGLRHLRPLPPTETDREFKFGDEVDAFHNDGWWEGHITQELENERFAVYFRVSKEQLVFSKEQLRLHREWLNHDWVPPLQQKQQRQQGNGESKKVLLTPNVKSVETVKGKGIGVGAIVEVSSDEDGFSGAWFAATVVEALGKDKFLVEYHDLLADDDSQLREEIDALHIRPHPLDTDVDGQFSILDEVDAFYNDGWWVGVISKALADSRYVVYFRSSNEELEFENSQLRLHQDWIGGKWVMPCKALKL; from the exons ATGGCGCGTACTCCTAAACCTAAAGGCGGCCCCTCCGCTGCGGCCTCCGCCGCCACTGCCTTCTTCAAACCCGGTACTGCCGTCGAAGTCAGTTCCGAGGACGACGGTTTCCGGGGATCCTGGTTCACCGGCACCGTCATCCGCCGCCTCGCCTCCGAGAGGTTCCTAGTCGAATACGACAACCTCTTGGCGGACGACAAAACCACGAAGAAGTTGAGAGAAGTCCTCGGTCTCCGCCACCTCCGCCCTCTTCCCCCGACGGAGACTGACCGCGAATTCAAATTCGGCGACGAGGTTGATGCGTTCCACAACGACGGTTGGTGGGAGGGCCACATAACCCAGGAATTGGAGAACGAAAGATTTGCGGTGTATTTCAGAGTGTCCAAGGAGCAATTGGTCTTTTCCAAGGAACAACTCAGGCTCCACCGGGAGTGGTTAAATCACGATTGGGTCCCACCACTGCAGCAGAAACAACAAAGGCAACAG GGCAATGGTGAATCGAAGAAAGTGTTGTTGACACCGAATGTGAAATCTGTTGAAACTGTAAAGGGGAAGGGGATAGGTGTGGGGGCGATAGTTGAGGTTAGCAGTGATGAAGATGGGTTCAGTGGAGCTTGGTTTGCTGCCACTGTTGTTGAGGCACTGGGGAAGGATAAGTTCCTTGTTGAGTACCATGATCTGTTGGCTGATGATGATTCCCAGCTTAGAGAGGAGATTGATGCTCTGCACATTAGGCCTCATCCGCTGGACACGGATGTTGATGGTCAATTCAGTATTCTTGATGAAGTTGATGCTTTCTACAATGATGGTTGGTGGGTTGGTGTGATTTCCAAGGCTCTTGCAGATTCAAGGTATGTAGTTTACTTCAGGTCTTCTAATGAAGAACTGGAGTTTGAGAACTCCCAGTTGAGGCTGCACCAGGACTGGATTGGTGGCAAATGGGTCATGCCTTGTAAG GCATTGAAGTTGTGA